From one Candidatus Sulfotelmatobacter sp. genomic stretch:
- a CDS encoding ABC transporter ATP-binding protein: MVTWSDASPSPAPAGGPLRGGSSPGPAVDSVIEVHDLVRKFGPLIAVAGITFGIRRGEIFGILGPNGSGKTTTIRMLCGLLAPTSGDATVAGIDVVRHPDLVKTRIGYMSQAFGLYRDLTVEENLRFYAGVYEVGDRAPARIDWALRTMRLEASRSQLAGTLSGGNKQRLALGCSLLHEPPVLFLDEPTAGVDPAARRVFWQIIRELSESGTTMIVTTHYMDEAERFDRLAMLSRGHLTAIGTPTEVKAAFGTNVSLEDIFVRLQEAES; the protein is encoded by the coding sequence ATGGTCACGTGGAGTGACGCGAGTCCCAGTCCGGCTCCGGCGGGCGGCCCGCTGCGCGGCGGCTCGTCGCCCGGCCCGGCGGTGGACTCGGTCATCGAGGTCCACGATCTGGTGCGGAAGTTCGGCCCCTTGATCGCGGTCGCCGGCATCACGTTCGGAATCCGCCGCGGCGAGATCTTCGGCATCCTCGGGCCCAATGGATCGGGCAAGACCACCACGATCCGCATGCTGTGCGGTCTGCTGGCGCCGACCTCGGGCGACGCCACGGTCGCCGGCATCGACGTCGTGCGCCATCCCGACCTGGTCAAGACCCGGATCGGTTACATGTCGCAGGCCTTCGGTCTCTATCGCGATCTCACCGTCGAGGAGAACCTGCGCTTCTACGCCGGCGTCTACGAGGTGGGCGATCGCGCGCCGGCGCGCATCGACTGGGCGCTCCGGACGATGCGGCTCGAAGCGTCACGCTCGCAACTCGCCGGCACGCTGTCGGGCGGCAACAAGCAGCGGCTCGCGCTCGGCTGCTCGCTCCTGCACGAGCCACCGGTGCTGTTCCTCGACGAACCCACCGCGGGCGTGGACCCGGCCGCGCGGCGCGTGTTCTGGCAGATCATCCGCGAGCTCTCGGAGAGCGGCACCACCATGATCGTGACCACGCATTACATGGACGAGGCCGAACGCTTCGATCGGCTCGCGATGTTGTCGCGCGGCCATCTCACCGCGATTGGAACGCCCACCGAGGTCAAGGCGGCGTTCGGAACCAATGTTTCACTCGAGGACATCTTCGTCAGGCTGCAGGAGGCCGAGTCATGA